A region of Dehalococcoidia bacterium DNA encodes the following proteins:
- a CDS encoding CaiB/BaiF CoA-transferase family protein, translated as MIHPEGGPLQGLVVLDLTWVLSGPFATMILRDLGAEVIKVERPPYGDVARTTGPYIGDESAYFFSINRGKWSICLDLRHPKGKELFLRLVEKADVVVENFTPGTMDGLGLGYEVLSQRNPRLVYCAVSGFGQTGPWRQKPALDIVVQGMGGIMSITGYPGGPPARPGISLGDIAAGLYAAIGILAALQERERSGQGQMVDISMLDCQIAILENAFVRYFATGEVPGPLGTRHPSTTPFQAFPTKDGWIVVALSWGVENQWELLLVALGLTHLIDDPRFETPALRTKHHAELEPILADAFRQRTTQEWLDELERMGIPCGPLNNIAQAAAMPQVAAREMLVEVEHPKGFRLKVPNTPVKLSRTPGGVKGPPPAIGEHTDHVLRQLLKMSDEEIASLRQEGVVAGPLPSPVPLLYTGRLDSPGG; from the coding sequence ATGATACATCCTGAAGGGGGGCCCCTGCAAGGGCTGGTGGTGCTGGACCTCACCTGGGTCCTGTCGGGGCCCTTCGCCACCATGATACTGCGAGACCTGGGGGCCGAGGTCATAAAGGTGGAGCGGCCCCCTTATGGGGATGTAGCTCGCACCACAGGCCCATACATCGGGGACGAATCTGCCTACTTCTTCTCCATCAACCGTGGCAAGTGGAGCATCTGCCTCGACCTGCGCCATCCCAAGGGGAAGGAGCTCTTCCTGCGCCTAGTGGAGAAGGCGGATGTGGTGGTGGAGAACTTCACCCCCGGCACCATGGATGGGCTAGGGCTGGGCTACGAGGTTCTCTCCCAAAGGAACCCCCGTCTGGTCTACTGTGCCGTCTCCGGCTTTGGCCAGACGGGGCCGTGGCGGCAGAAGCCGGCCCTGGACATCGTCGTGCAAGGCATGGGGGGGATCATGAGCATCACGGGCTATCCCGGCGGCCCCCCTGCCCGCCCTGGCATCTCCCTAGGTGACATCGCCGCCGGCCTCTACGCCGCCATCGGCATCCTGGCCGCCCTGCAGGAGAGGGAGCGCAGCGGCCAAGGGCAGATGGTTGACATAAGCATGCTGGACTGTCAGATCGCCATCCTGGAGAATGCCTTCGTGCGGTACTTCGCCACGGGGGAGGTGCCGGGTCCTCTGGGCACCAGGCACCCCTCCACCACCCCCTTCCAGGCCTTCCCCACCAAGGACGGCTGGATAGTGGTGGCCCTGAGCTGGGGGGTGGAGAACCAGTGGGAGCTCCTCCTGGTGGCCCTGGGGCTGACCCATCTCATCGACGACCCCCGCTTTGAGACGCCAGCCCTGCGCACCAAGCACCACGCCGAGCTGGAGCCCATCTTGGCCGACGCCTTCCGCCAGAGGACCACCCAGGAATGGCTGGATGAGCTGGAGAGGATGGGCATCCCTTGTGGCCCTCTCAACAATATCGCTCAGGCGGCGGCCATGCCCCAGGTGGCGGCACGGGAGATGCTGGTGGAGGTGGAGCATCCCAAGGGTTTCCGCCTCAAGGTGCCCAACACCCCGGTGAAGCTATCGCGCACCCCGGGCGGCGTGAAGGGCCCCCCACCGGCCATCGGCGAGCACACAGACCACGTACTGCGCCAGCTCCTGAAGATGTCCGACGAGGAGATCGCCTCCCTGAGGCAGGAGGGGGTGGTGGCCGGCCCCCTGCCTAGCCCCGTCCCCCTCCTGTACACAGGGCGGCTGGACTCGCCGGGGGGCTAG
- a CDS encoding CxxC-x17-CxxC domain-containing protein, with translation MVYQDRDLVCVECGRTFVFTADDQQFHASRGYQDPKRCPECRQARRAAAGGSARAMYEAVCARCGAPTQVPFLPRQDRPVYCSACFRQMRPAGRVQPGRHERGGRRGWL, from the coding sequence GTGGTTTACCAGGATCGAGATCTAGTATGCGTTGAATGCGGTAGGACCTTCGTCTTCACCGCTGACGACCAGCAGTTCCACGCCAGTCGGGGCTATCAGGACCCCAAGCGGTGTCCGGAGTGTCGACAGGCACGGCGAGCGGCCGCAGGAGGCTCCGCCCGCGCCATGTATGAGGCCGTGTGTGCCCGCTGTGGCGCCCCGACACAGGTCCCGTTCCTGCCGCGGCAGGATAGGCCTGTGTACTGTAGCGCCTGCTTTAGGCAGATGCGGCCGGCGGGGCGGGTGCAGCCTGGCAGACATGAAAGGGGAGGTAGAAGAGGATGGCTTTAA
- a CDS encoding CinA family protein: MSEALVARALSLLRQRGLTLAVAEGSSGGTLSHLITEVPGCSDVFLGGVVAYHNRLKELTGTAPAVLLAHGAVSQEATLAMAVAVRMWAGAHVGLAISGIAGPGGGTREKPVGLTYVAVDGPRGAVCWRRCLLGDRSQIKKASALLAIELLLHTLEGGDGEHGH, translated from the coding sequence ATGAGCGAGGCCTTGGTCGCACGGGCCCTCTCCCTCCTGCGACAGCGGGGGTTGACCCTGGCCGTAGCCGAGGGCTCTTCGGGGGGGACCTTGTCCCACCTCATTACGGAGGTGCCCGGCTGCTCCGATGTCTTCCTTGGGGGGGTCGTGGCGTACCATAACCGCCTGAAGGAGCTCACGGGCACAGCCCCAGCGGTGCTACTGGCCCACGGCGCCGTAAGCCAGGAGGCGACGCTGGCCATGGCGGTGGCGGTGCGCATGTGGGCCGGCGCCCATGTGGGGCTAGCCATCAGTGGCATCGCTGGCCCAGGCGGTGGCACGAGGGAGAAGCCTGTGGGCCTCACCTATGTGGCGGTAGATGGTCCTCGGGGGGCCGTCTGTTGGCGCCGCTGCTTACTGGGGGACCGCTCCCAGATCAAGAAGGCGTCCGCCCTTTTGGCCATCGAGCTTCTGTTGCACACCCTAGAAGGAGGAGATGGTGAGCATGGCCATTGA
- a CDS encoding flavin reductase family protein, with translation MVSMAIDPTSFRRIMGQFATGVTIVTTRLGEELHGSTANAFTSVSIEPLLVLVCLDKKGDTHGLVDKSGVFAVNILGEDQEELSRLFATKGQGHNHSLRQIPHRYGVTGAPIIEGALAYLDCVVAHRLPGGDHTIFVGEVKDGAILREAPPLIFFRGRYARLAQPL, from the coding sequence ATGGTGAGCATGGCCATTGACCCCACTAGCTTCCGGCGCATCATGGGACAGTTCGCCACGGGAGTCACCATCGTCACCACCAGGCTGGGAGAGGAGTTGCATGGCAGCACGGCCAATGCCTTCACCTCCGTGTCCATCGAGCCTTTGTTGGTGTTGGTCTGCCTGGACAAGAAAGGGGACACCCACGGGCTAGTGGACAAAAGCGGTGTCTTTGCTGTCAACATCTTGGGGGAGGACCAGGAGGAGTTGTCGCGCCTCTTTGCCACCAAAGGCCAAGGGCATAATCACAGCCTGCGCCAGATCCCTCACAGATATGGCGTCACCGGCGCTCCCATCATCGAAGGGGCCCTCGCCTATCTGGACTGCGTGGTAGCCCACCGCCTACCGGGGGGCGATCACACCATCTTCGTAGGTGAGGTGAAGGACGGGGCCATCTTGCGAGAGGCGCCGCCCCTCATCTTCTTCCGCGGCCGGTACGCCCGGTTGGCCCAACCCCTTTAG
- a CDS encoding acetyl-CoA C-acetyltransferase, translating into MEEVAIVGAARTPIGSFGGSLADVPVPQLGATVIAAALERAGLSPHQVDEVIMGNVLSAGVGMNPARQAAMSAGLPETVPATTVNKVCGSGLKAVALAAQAITLGDAEVVVAGGMESMSRAPYLLPRARFGYRMGHGEVLDHMIKDGLWCALEDCHMGNTAENVARDYEISREEQDRFAYESHMKAARAWQEGRFAEEVVAVEVQGRQGTMRVDRDEHIRPDTTMEKLARLRPAFANGGTVTAGNASGINDGAAAVVLASKRKVRELGLEPLAWVKAYASAGVPPRIMGMGPVPAVRKVLERAGLSLGDIDLIEANEAFAAQSLAVGRELGWDWERVNVNGGAIALGHPIGASGARILVTLLYEMRRRQARRGLATLCIGGGQGIAMVVERRD; encoded by the coding sequence ATGGAAGAGGTAGCTATTGTTGGCGCAGCCCGCACCCCCATCGGCAGCTTTGGCGGCAGTCTGGCGGACGTGCCCGTGCCCCAACTCGGGGCCACCGTCATCGCTGCTGCCTTGGAGCGAGCGGGCCTATCGCCTCACCAGGTGGACGAGGTCATCATGGGCAACGTCCTCTCCGCCGGGGTGGGCATGAACCCGGCGCGGCAGGCGGCCATGAGCGCAGGTCTCCCAGAGACGGTTCCGGCTACTACTGTCAACAAGGTGTGCGGCTCGGGCCTTAAGGCGGTGGCCCTGGCTGCCCAAGCCATCACCTTAGGGGACGCAGAGGTGGTGGTGGCTGGGGGGATGGAGAGCATGTCCCGGGCTCCTTACCTCTTGCCTAGGGCTCGGTTCGGCTACCGCATGGGGCATGGCGAAGTGCTGGACCATATGATCAAGGACGGGTTATGGTGCGCCCTGGAGGACTGTCACATGGGCAACACAGCTGAGAACGTCGCCCGCGACTACGAGATCTCGCGGGAGGAGCAGGACCGCTTCGCCTACGAGAGCCACATGAAGGCTGCCCGTGCGTGGCAGGAGGGGCGGTTCGCCGAGGAGGTGGTGGCGGTAGAGGTGCAGGGTCGCCAAGGCACCATGCGGGTGGACAGGGACGAGCACATCCGCCCTGATACCACCATGGAGAAGCTGGCGCGGCTGCGCCCTGCCTTCGCCAATGGTGGCACCGTCACCGCTGGCAACGCCTCGGGCATCAACGATGGGGCAGCGGCGGTGGTGCTGGCATCCAAGCGCAAGGTGCGGGAGCTGGGGCTGGAGCCACTGGCCTGGGTCAAGGCCTATGCCAGCGCCGGGGTCCCCCCGCGCATCATGGGCATGGGGCCGGTGCCAGCGGTGCGCAAGGTCCTGGAGCGGGCAGGGCTGAGCCTAGGGGACATAGACCTCATCGAGGCTAACGAGGCCTTCGCCGCCCAGTCCCTGGCTGTGGGCCGCGAGCTGGGCTGGGACTGGGAGCGGGTGAACGTCAATGGCGGGGCCATCGCCCTTGGCCACCCCATTGGGGCCAGCGGCGCCCGCATATTGGTCACCTTGTTGTACGAGATGCGTCGCCGGCAGGCCCGCCGCGGCCTGGCCACCTTATGCATCGGCGGTGGTCAGGGCATCGCTATGGTGGTGGAGAGGCGAGACTAA